The Cyprinus carpio isolate SPL01 chromosome A19, ASM1834038v1, whole genome shotgun sequence genome has a segment encoding these proteins:
- the LOC109112474 gene encoding uncharacterized protein C5orf49-like, with product MNILSETKSKPLSSLSVFSFIPPRRTEPKEMRYFNCSPKAPERSLYDCLHQSTEGYDDKLHRDDRKHDKSRGLDIFSEESSRPAPVLSSSVYGRFSPLRYDSGRSFARVAHIRSDFYSKNGITWTVEESYGSVTPV from the exons ATGAACATATTATCCGAAACGAAGTCTAAACCGCTTTCCTCGCTGTCAGTATTCAGCTTTATACCGCCCCGAAGGACAGAGCCCAAAGAAATGCGCTATTTCAACTGCAGCCCGAAG GCCCCAGAGAGGTCTCTGTATGACTGCTTACATCAGAGCACTGAGGGCTATGATGACAAACTCCACCGTGATGACAGAAAACATGACAAATCCCGGGGCCTGGACATCTTCAGTGAG GAATCATCTAGACCAGCACCTGTTCTGTCCTCTTCTGTGTATGGCCGGTTTTCACCGCTGCGGTACGACTCAGGGAGGAGCTTTGCTCGTGTTGCTCACATTCGTTCTGATTTCTACAGTAAGAATGGGATCACCTGGACCGTGGAGGAAAGCTATGGTTCTGTGACACCTGTCTAA